The following proteins are encoded in a genomic region of Micromonospora olivasterospora:
- a CDS encoding carbohydrate ABC transporter permease, producing MATETTTRAKLRWGLLDVIVVVFALIPVLWIASLSFKTPATLTDGKFLPREWTLDNYRTIFATDQFVRALVNSIGIALIATLVAVVLGAMAAYAISRLDFPGKRLLVGVSLLIAMFPQVSLVSPLFEIERQLGLFDTWPGLILPYITFALPLAIYTLSAFFKQIPWDLEKAAKMDGATQGQAFRRVIAPLAAPGVFTTAILVFIFCWNDFLFAITLTSTERARTVPVALSFFTGESQFEDPTGAICAAAVVITVPIILFVLFFQRRIVSGLTSGAVKG from the coding sequence ATGGCCACCGAAACCACCACGCGGGCGAAGCTGCGCTGGGGGCTGCTGGACGTCATCGTCGTCGTCTTCGCGCTGATCCCGGTGCTCTGGATCGCCTCGCTGTCGTTCAAGACCCCGGCCACCCTCACCGACGGGAAGTTCCTTCCCCGGGAGTGGACGCTGGACAACTACCGGACGATCTTCGCCACCGACCAGTTCGTCCGGGCCCTGGTCAACTCGATCGGCATCGCCCTGATCGCCACGCTGGTCGCGGTGGTGCTGGGCGCGATGGCCGCGTACGCGATCTCCCGGCTGGACTTCCCCGGCAAGCGGCTGCTCGTCGGCGTCTCGCTGCTGATCGCGATGTTCCCGCAGGTGTCGCTGGTGTCGCCGCTGTTCGAGATCGAGCGGCAGCTCGGCCTGTTCGACACCTGGCCGGGGCTGATCCTGCCGTACATCACCTTCGCCCTGCCGCTGGCGATCTACACGCTGTCGGCGTTCTTCAAGCAGATCCCGTGGGACCTGGAGAAGGCGGCGAAGATGGACGGCGCCACGCAGGGGCAGGCGTTCCGGCGGGTCATCGCCCCGCTGGCCGCGCCGGGGGTGTTCACCACGGCGATCCTGGTCTTCATCTTCTGCTGGAACGACTTCCTGTTCGCGATCACGCTGACCTCCACCGAGCGGGCCCGCACGGTGCCGGTGGCGCTGTCGTTCTTCACCGGCGAGTCGCAGTTCGAGGACCCCACCGGGGCGATCTGCGCCGCCGCCGTGGTGATCACCGTTCCGATCATCCTGTTCGTGCTCTTCTTCCAGCGCCGCATCGTCTCCGGCCTGACCTCCGGCGCGGTCAAGGGATAG
- a CDS encoding carbohydrate ABC transporter permease — translation MSTNVTPGGAKAAADEAGRAGRHAAVPAQRTGRRTAKAPLSENKRAERRLGWLLCAPAALVMVAVTAYPIIYSVWLSLQRFDLRFPDQREFVGLDNYATVLTNEFWWTAFGVTALITVVTVAVELVLGMGLALIMHRTLVGRGIVRTAALIPYGIVTVVAAFSWRYAWTPGTGYLANLFGEGAPLTERASSLAIIMLAEIWKTTPFMALLLMAGLALVPEDLLKAASTDGATAWQRFTKVMLPVMKPAILVALLFRTLDAFRVFDNIFVLTAGGNETSSVSMLAYNNLIRGLNLGIGSTMSVLIFLAVAVIAFVFVKLFGTAAPGSDDGERR, via the coding sequence GTGAGTACGAACGTGACGCCCGGCGGGGCGAAGGCCGCCGCGGACGAGGCCGGCCGCGCCGGCCGGCACGCCGCCGTGCCGGCGCAGCGGACCGGCCGCCGGACGGCGAAGGCCCCGCTGAGCGAGAACAAGCGGGCCGAGCGCCGGCTGGGTTGGCTGCTCTGCGCGCCGGCCGCGCTGGTCATGGTGGCGGTGACGGCGTACCCGATCATCTACTCGGTCTGGCTGTCGCTACAGCGCTTCGACCTGCGCTTTCCCGACCAGCGCGAGTTCGTCGGGCTGGACAACTACGCGACGGTGCTGACCAACGAGTTCTGGTGGACCGCGTTCGGCGTGACCGCGCTGATCACCGTCGTCACGGTCGCCGTCGAGCTGGTGCTCGGCATGGGGCTGGCGCTGATCATGCACCGCACCCTGGTCGGCCGGGGGATCGTCCGCACGGCGGCGCTGATCCCGTACGGGATCGTCACGGTCGTCGCCGCGTTCTCCTGGCGGTACGCCTGGACGCCCGGCACCGGCTACCTGGCGAACCTGTTCGGCGAGGGCGCACCGTTGACCGAGCGGGCCAGCTCACTGGCGATCATCATGCTCGCCGAGATCTGGAAGACCACCCCGTTCATGGCGCTGCTGCTGATGGCCGGGCTGGCCCTGGTCCCGGAGGACCTGCTCAAGGCCGCCTCCACCGACGGCGCCACCGCCTGGCAGCGGTTCACCAAGGTCATGCTGCCGGTGATGAAACCGGCCATCCTGGTCGCGCTGCTGTTCCGCACGCTCGACGCGTTCCGGGTCTTCGACAACATCTTCGTGCTGACCGCCGGCGGCAACGAGACCTCGTCCGTGTCGATGCTCGCCTACAACAACCTGATCCGCGGGCTGAACCTCGGCATCGGGTCGACCATGTCGGTGCTGATCTTCCTCGCCGTGGCGGTCATCGCGTTCGTGTTCGTGAAGCTGTTCGGCACCGCTGCCCCCGGCAGCGACGATGGGGAGAGGCGCTGA
- a CDS encoding ABC transporter substrate-binding protein gives MTHPARHRRRPAARVAAAAAALALVAPLAACGSGGDGGTPTINLYYAPEQNLQKVVDTCNAEAGGRYKIAYRVLPRQADDQRVQMVRRLAARDTGMDVLGLDVTWTQEFASANWIREWTGQDKAEAEQGTLAGPLDTARYQGKLYAAPKHTNVQLLWYRSDLAQQPPKTWDEMISAAQQLKRDGKPYQVLTMGAQYEGLVVLYNTLAESAGGKILSDDGKRAVMDAGTVKALDQLRKLATSGVTSPSFSNATEDPVRLEFQSGAGAFQVNWPFVYPAMQEASPELAKTVKWARVPGIDADTPSRVTIGGINMAVSAYSTHPAESFEAARCIRDARNQRFSAVNDGVPPTIEKVYDDPEMDKAYPMKETILEELKEPAVRPLTPAYQSISTVMSAILSPPSQIRPEQTADELRDAISDALQSKGVLP, from the coding sequence ATGACACACCCGGCCCGCCACCGGCGCCGGCCGGCCGCCCGGGTGGCCGCGGCCGCCGCCGCGCTGGCGCTGGTCGCGCCGCTGGCCGCGTGCGGCTCCGGCGGTGACGGCGGTACACCCACCATCAACCTGTACTACGCGCCGGAGCAGAACCTGCAGAAGGTGGTGGACACCTGCAACGCCGAGGCCGGCGGGCGCTACAAGATCGCCTACCGGGTGCTGCCGCGCCAGGCCGACGACCAGCGGGTGCAGATGGTCCGCCGGCTCGCGGCCCGGGACACGGGGATGGACGTGCTCGGCCTCGACGTCACCTGGACCCAGGAGTTCGCCAGCGCGAACTGGATCCGGGAGTGGACCGGCCAGGACAAGGCGGAGGCGGAGCAGGGCACCCTCGCCGGCCCGCTGGACACCGCTCGCTACCAGGGCAAGCTGTACGCCGCGCCGAAGCACACGAACGTCCAGCTGCTGTGGTATCGCAGCGACCTGGCGCAGCAGCCCCCGAAGACGTGGGACGAGATGATCTCCGCCGCGCAGCAGCTCAAGCGGGACGGCAAGCCGTACCAGGTGCTGACCATGGGCGCCCAGTACGAGGGCCTGGTGGTCCTCTACAACACCCTGGCCGAGAGCGCCGGCGGGAAGATCCTCAGCGACGACGGCAAGCGGGCCGTGATGGACGCCGGCACGGTCAAGGCCCTCGACCAGCTCAGGAAGCTCGCCACGTCGGGCGTGACGTCGCCGTCGTTCAGCAACGCCACCGAGGATCCGGTCCGGCTGGAGTTCCAGTCCGGCGCCGGAGCGTTCCAGGTCAACTGGCCCTTCGTCTACCCGGCCATGCAGGAGGCGAGCCCGGAGCTGGCGAAGACCGTGAAGTGGGCCCGGGTGCCGGGCATCGACGCGGACACCCCGAGCCGGGTCACCATCGGCGGCATCAACATGGCGGTCAGCGCGTACTCCACCCACCCCGCGGAGTCGTTCGAGGCCGCGAGGTGCATCCGCGACGCGCGGAACCAGAGGTTCTCGGCGGTCAACGACGGGGTGCCGCCAACCATCGAGAAGGTCTACGACGACCCGGAGATGGACAAGGCGTACCCGATGAAGGAGACCATCCTGGAGGAGCTGAAAGAGCCGGCGGTCCGGCCGCTGACCCCCGCGTACCAGAGCATCTCCACGGTGATGTCCGCGATCCTGTCGCCGCCGTCGCAGATCCGGCCCGAGCAGACCGCGGACGAGCTGCGCGACGCCATCTCCGACGCCCTGCAATCGAAGGGGGTGCTGCCGTGA
- a CDS encoding VOC family protein, which translates to MIARFKDLCIDAADARHLADFWARILGGEAVDTGDGDARVDPRPGGKGPESIWVNQVPEPRTGKTRVHLDLRLAEPEPAAMLAAGARLVREPDVDLAGPDPTRLIAAGATLLREPDADIRWWVLADPEGNEFCAFAPRPAA; encoded by the coding sequence ATGATCGCGCGATTCAAGGACCTCTGCATCGACGCCGCGGACGCCCGCCACCTGGCCGACTTCTGGGCCCGGATCCTCGGCGGCGAGGCGGTCGACACCGGCGACGGCGACGCCCGGGTCGATCCCAGGCCCGGGGGTAAGGGCCCGGAGTCGATCTGGGTCAACCAGGTGCCCGAGCCGCGCACCGGCAAGACCCGGGTGCACCTCGACCTGCGCCTCGCCGAGCCGGAGCCGGCGGCCATGCTGGCGGCCGGGGCCCGGCTGGTCCGCGAGCCGGACGTCGACCTGGCCGGGCCGGACCCGACCCGGCTGATCGCCGCCGGGGCGACGCTGCTGCGCGAGCCCGACGCCGACATCCGGTGGTGGGTGCTGGCCGACCCGGAGGGCAACGAGTTCTGCGCCTTCGCGCCCCGCCCGGCGGCCTGA
- a CDS encoding HAD family hydrolase has translation MQQVTGRRRDAEVLVFDADDTLWENNVLFERVIDDFLDWLDHPTLDRTEIRVILDDVERANAFVHGYGSKVFLRSLGECLERLRERPATDAERREIDALAEALVAHRVELMPGVAATLDALAGRYRLLLLTKGDQEEQQRKLDACGLLHHFHAAHIVKEKDVDTYRWLAREHRFDPTVAWMIGNSPKSDIVPARAAGMRAVFIPNENTWVLEHDDLDPTDTGVLRLAAFPDLLAHF, from the coding sequence ATGCAGCAGGTCACGGGGCGGCGCCGCGACGCCGAGGTGCTGGTGTTCGACGCGGACGACACGCTGTGGGAGAACAACGTCCTCTTCGAGCGGGTGATCGACGACTTCCTGGACTGGCTGGACCACCCGACGCTGGACCGTACGGAGATCCGGGTCATCCTCGACGACGTCGAGCGGGCCAACGCCTTCGTCCACGGGTACGGCAGCAAGGTCTTCCTGCGCAGCCTGGGGGAGTGCCTGGAGCGGCTGCGCGAGCGGCCGGCCACCGACGCGGAGCGCCGCGAGATCGACGCGCTGGCCGAGGCGCTGGTGGCGCACCGGGTCGAGCTGATGCCCGGGGTCGCCGCGACGCTGGACGCGCTCGCCGGGCGGTACCGCCTGCTGCTGCTGACCAAGGGCGACCAGGAGGAGCAGCAGCGCAAGCTCGACGCCTGCGGCCTGCTGCACCACTTCCACGCCGCGCACATCGTGAAGGAGAAGGACGTCGACACCTACCGGTGGCTGGCCCGGGAGCACCGCTTCGACCCGACCGTCGCGTGGATGATCGGCAACTCCCCGAAGTCCGACATCGTGCCCGCCCGGGCGGCCGGGATGCGGGCGGTGTTCATCCCGAACGAGAACACCTGGGTGCTGGAGCACGACGACCTGGACCCCACCGACACCGGGGTGCTGCGGCTGGCGGCCTTCCCGGACCTGCTCGCGCATTTCTGA